Proteins encoded together in one Deinococcus hopiensis KR-140 window:
- the glpX gene encoding class II fructose-bisphosphatase has translation MTGQGRAGLSRGTQANNFEHALVLETARVTEGAALAASRWVGMGDKNAVDGAGTEAMRELLNSLDIRGRVVIGEGEMDEAPMLYIGEELGRGQYEVDIAVDPVEGTSVTAKGLPNGLAVIALSERGGLMHAPDCYMDKLVVPPPAAGRVHLEWPVEANLAALAQSLDREVRDLLVTILDRERHAELIRRVREAGARVKLIGDGDVVASLAVGVRGTGVHALMGSGGAPEGVLSAAAMKCLGAEIQGRFIAEDDDMRARFALMGVDEHKVYKTDELASGGQIVFSATGITYGELLNGVRRFGGGARTHTLVMGYASRVVRFIDTVHLENDKARVVIRV, from the coding sequence ATGACGGGTCAAGGCCGGGCGGGGTTGAGCAGGGGAACACAGGCGAACAATTTCGAGCATGCCCTCGTGCTGGAGACGGCGCGGGTTACAGAAGGCGCGGCGCTCGCCGCCAGCCGCTGGGTGGGCATGGGCGACAAGAATGCGGTGGACGGCGCGGGCACCGAGGCGATGCGCGAACTGCTCAACTCCCTGGACATCCGCGGCCGGGTGGTGATCGGCGAGGGCGAGATGGACGAGGCCCCCATGCTCTACATCGGTGAAGAACTCGGACGCGGGCAGTACGAGGTGGATATCGCCGTGGACCCGGTGGAAGGCACCTCCGTGACCGCCAAGGGCCTGCCCAACGGCCTCGCGGTGATCGCCCTCTCGGAGCGCGGCGGGCTGATGCACGCGCCCGACTGCTACATGGACAAACTGGTGGTTCCGCCTCCCGCTGCCGGACGGGTGCATCTGGAGTGGCCGGTGGAGGCCAACCTCGCCGCCCTCGCCCAGAGCCTGGACCGCGAGGTGCGGGACCTGCTCGTGACCATCCTGGACCGCGAGCGTCACGCGGAGCTGATTCGCCGGGTGCGGGAGGCAGGCGCGCGGGTCAAGTTGATCGGCGACGGCGACGTGGTGGCGAGCCTTGCGGTGGGGGTGCGTGGCACGGGCGTTCACGCGCTGATGGGCTCGGGTGGCGCGCCGGAAGGGGTGCTGTCGGCGGCGGCGATGAAGTGCCTCGGAGCAGAGATTCAGGGCCGATTTATCGCCGAGGACGACGACATGCGCGCGCGCTTCGCCCTGATGGGCGTGGACGAGCACAAGGTCTACAAAACGGACGAACTCGCCTCTGGTGGGCAGATCGTGTTCAGCGCAACGGGCATTACCTACGGCGAACTGCTCAACGGTGTGCGGCGCTTTGGCGGCGGGGCACGGACGCACACGCTGGTCATGGGTTACGCCAGCCGGGTGGTGCGCTTTATCGATACGGTGCATCTGGAAAACGACAAGGCGCGGGTCGTCATTCGGGTGTGA
- the rpsG gene encoding 30S ribosomal protein S7 produces MARRRRAEVRPIQPDLVYQDVLVSAMINRIMEDGKKNLASRIFYGAMKLVQERTGQESLKIFKQAFDNVKPRVEVRSRRVGGSTYQVPVEVSARRQQSLTLRWMMSAVEGRPERTAIERLAGEIMDAAQGRGGAIKKKDDVERMAEANRAYAHYRW; encoded by the coding sequence ATGGCACGTCGCCGCAGAGCAGAAGTGCGCCCCATCCAGCCGGACCTGGTCTACCAGGACGTGCTGGTGAGCGCGATGATCAACCGCATCATGGAAGACGGCAAGAAGAACCTCGCCAGCCGCATCTTCTACGGAGCCATGAAGCTCGTGCAGGAGCGCACCGGCCAGGAGTCGCTGAAGATTTTCAAGCAGGCCTTTGACAACGTCAAACCCCGCGTTGAAGTCCGCAGCCGCCGCGTCGGTGGGTCCACCTACCAGGTGCCCGTCGAGGTCAGCGCCCGCCGTCAGCAGAGCCTGACGCTGCGTTGGATGATGAGCGCCGTGGAAGGCCGCCCCGAGCGCACCGCCATCGAGCGCTTGGCGGGCGAAATCATGGACGCCGCGCAGGGCCGTGGCGGAGCCATCAAGAAAAAAGACGACGTGGAGCGTATGGCGGAAGCCAACCGCGCTTACGCGCACTACCGCTGGTAA
- a CDS encoding sensor histidine kinase, which produces MSGFRGREPRERLRAQWQGALLPHNSRHRKFRSRAHRRRRGLRARLTRMFALVAILAVMLTTFLTVGTTFRVLAQVWPGVAAGGNSGASRQTRAAPWTIPGQDVAWERAAADAGHTIMRSAVQSALLSALLAAFVAAAVTRQLTRPLVRLAEGARQLQAGDRSVQLPVPRYHDELRELTLTFNDLTTSLARQEAWRRGLVADIAHDLRTPLSVMRSEIEAMQDGVQPVSDAALGRLHGEVLLLARLVTDLRTLSLAEGGALGLRLEWLEAAAVLETLAEAYALRAADVGVTLSVLAPQPVVSLHADPDRLRQALQNLLDNALRYAAPGTVELRAWTEEDAACLSVRDHGPGFGPDDLARAFERFYRADASRTRDPQGRASSGLGLAIARALAEAQGGQLTARNHPEGGAEFTLRFPSALTAKP; this is translated from the coding sequence GTGAGCGGGTTTCGGGGCCGGGAACCGCGGGAGCGCCTGCGGGCGCAGTGGCAGGGCGCCCTCCTTCCCCACAACTCCCGTCACCGCAAATTCCGCTCCCGGGCGCACCGCCGTCGCCGGGGCCTGCGCGCCCGCCTGACGCGGATGTTTGCGCTGGTGGCCATCCTGGCCGTCATGCTCACCACCTTCCTGACGGTCGGAACGACGTTTCGCGTTCTGGCACAGGTCTGGCCCGGGGTGGCGGCGGGTGGGAACAGCGGGGCGAGCCGGCAGACCCGGGCAGCTCCCTGGACCATTCCCGGGCAAGACGTGGCCTGGGAGCGCGCAGCAGCGGACGCCGGGCACACGATTATGCGGAGCGCGGTTCAGTCGGCGCTGCTCAGCGCGCTGTTGGCGGCGTTTGTGGCGGCGGCCGTTACCCGGCAGCTCACCCGGCCCCTCGTGCGGCTGGCGGAGGGCGCGCGGCAGCTGCAGGCAGGGGACCGTTCGGTGCAGCTTCCGGTGCCCCGATATCACGACGAGTTGCGCGAACTGACCCTGACCTTCAACGACCTCACCACCAGCCTCGCCCGGCAGGAGGCGTGGCGGCGCGGGCTGGTGGCCGACATTGCCCACGATCTCCGCACACCTCTGTCCGTTATGCGCTCGGAGATCGAAGCCATGCAGGACGGCGTGCAGCCCGTCAGCGACGCAGCCCTGGGGCGGCTGCACGGCGAGGTGCTGCTGCTCGCCCGCCTCGTCACAGACCTGCGGACCCTCTCGCTGGCGGAGGGCGGGGCACTGGGCCTGCGGTTGGAGTGGCTGGAGGCCGCTGCGGTGCTGGAGACGCTGGCGGAGGCGTATGCCTTGCGCGCCGCCGACGTGGGGGTGACGCTGAGCGTGCTGGCTCCCCAGCCGGTCGTCTCCCTTCACGCGGACCCGGACCGGCTGCGGCAGGCACTCCAGAACCTGCTGGACAATGCGTTACGCTACGCGGCCCCCGGAACGGTGGAACTTCGGGCCTGGACGGAGGAGGACGCAGCCTGCCTCAGCGTCCGCGACCACGGCCCCGGCTTTGGCCCCGATGACCTTGCGCGCGCGTTCGAGCGCTTCTACCGCGCGGACGCCAGCCGCACCCGCGATCCGCAGGGGCGCGCCAGCAGTGGCCTTGGCCTCGCCATCGCCCGCGCACTCGCGGAGGCCCAGGGCGGACAGCTCACGGCCCGCAACCACCCGGAGGGAGGCGCGGAATTCACCCTACGTTTTCCTTCCGCCCTGACCGCTAAACCCTGA
- a CDS encoding 50S ribosomal protein L23, with translation MSHYDIIKQPVISEKAYAGMERGVYSFWVSPKATKTEIKAAVQQAFGVTVVGISTMNIAGKRKRVGRFTGHRVDRKKAIVRLADGQSIEALEGQA, from the coding sequence GTGAGCCACTACGACATCATCAAGCAGCCCGTGATCAGTGAGAAGGCGTACGCGGGCATGGAGCGCGGCGTGTACTCGTTCTGGGTGAGCCCCAAGGCCACCAAGACCGAGATCAAGGCCGCCGTGCAGCAGGCGTTTGGCGTGACGGTCGTGGGCATCAGCACCATGAACATCGCGGGCAAGCGCAAGCGCGTGGGCCGCTTTACTGGGCACCGCGTCGACCGCAAGAAGGCCATCGTGCGCCTCGCGGACGGTCAGAGCATCGAGGCCCTTGAGGGCCAGGCCTAA
- the rpsJ gene encoding 30S ribosomal protein S10 → MVAPKIRIKLRGFDHKALDQSASKIVDTVRRTGADVSGPVPLPTRIRRFTVLRSPFKYKDSREHFEIRTHNRLVDIMNPTKKTIDSLMTLDLPTGVDIEIKTVGGRA, encoded by the coding sequence ATGGTTGCCCCGAAGATCCGTATCAAACTGCGTGGCTTTGACCACAAGGCGCTGGACCAGTCCGCCTCCAAGATCGTGGACACGGTCCGGCGTACCGGGGCGGACGTGAGCGGTCCCGTGCCGCTCCCCACCCGCATCCGCCGCTTTACCGTGCTGCGCTCGCCCTTCAAGTACAAAGACAGCCGCGAGCACTTTGAGATCCGCACCCACAACCGTCTGGTGGACATCATGAACCCCACCAAGAAGACGATTGACTCGCTGATGACCCTCGATCTGCCCACGGGCGTGGACATCGAGATCAAGACCGTCGGGGGCCGCGCATGA
- the rpsL gene encoding 30S ribosomal protein S12 has translation MPTTQQLLRKGRATLQKKSKVPALKGSPFRRGVCTVVKTTTPKKPNSALRKIARVRLSSGFEVTAYIPGEGHNLQEHSVVLIRGGRVKDLPGVRYHIVRGSLDTQGVKDRNKSRSKYGTKKPKAGAAAAGAKKK, from the coding sequence CTGCCTACCACCCAGCAACTGCTCCGTAAGGGGCGCGCGACGCTCCAGAAGAAGAGCAAGGTTCCGGCCCTCAAGGGCAGCCCCTTCCGCCGTGGCGTCTGCACCGTTGTGAAGACCACCACGCCCAAGAAGCCCAACTCGGCGCTTCGCAAGATCGCCCGCGTGCGCCTTTCCAGCGGCTTTGAAGTGACCGCCTACATTCCTGGCGAAGGCCACAACCTCCAGGAGCACAGCGTCGTGCTGATCCGCGGCGGCCGTGTGAAGGACCTGCCCGGCGTGCGCTACCACATCGTGCGCGGCTCGCTCGACACCCAGGGCGTGAAGGACCGCAACAAGAGCCGTTCCAAGTACGGCACCAAGAAGCCCAAGGCTGGCGCTGCCGCCGCGGGCGCGAAGAAGAAGTAA
- the fusA gene encoding elongation factor G: MTTKAQSYLTHFRNIGIAAHIDAGKTTTTERILYYTGRTHNIGEVHDGAATMDWMEQERERGITITAAATTAKWKRSGTDQEYVVNIIDTPGHVDFTIEVERSMRVLDGAVAVFDSSQGVEPQSETVWRQADRYGVPRIAFSNKMDKTGASFELVLNDIRERLGAIPAPIQYPMGQESDFKGIIDIVRQRAHFYTNDLGTDIEETDVPAEFADKVTEMRAQLIEAAAEVDEDLMMMYLEGEEPSVEQLVFALRKGTIEQKIFPVLCGSALKNKGVQLLLDAVIDYLPSPLEVPAIKGRLEDSEETTEFPADPEGKLAALAFKIMADPYVGRLTFVRIYSGTLQSGSYVYNASKDKRDRVGRLLKMHANSREEVAELKAGELGAVIGLKDAGTGNTLIGDGDDRVLLESIDVPEPVIKLAIEPKTKADQEKMGIGLQKLAEEDPTFRVESDQESGQTTISGMGELHLEILVDRLRREYKVEANVGAPQVAYRETITRPVDVEGKFVRQSGGRGQFGHVKIKAEPLEPGAGFVFENAVVGGTVPREFVNPAQKGIEEAMQSGPMLGFPVVDMKVSLYDGSYHEVDSSEMAFKIAGSMALKEAVQKGAPALLEPIMRVEVTVPEDYMGDIIGDLNSRRGQIQGMEARGNAQIVKAFVPLSEMFGYATDMRSMTQGRASYSMFFDHYEQVPNNLAQQLMKK; this comes from the coding sequence ATGACCACCAAAGCCCAGAGCTACCTCACCCACTTCCGCAACATCGGGATTGCCGCGCACATCGACGCGGGCAAGACCACGACCACCGAGCGCATCCTGTACTACACCGGGCGCACCCACAACATCGGCGAGGTGCACGACGGCGCCGCGACGATGGACTGGATGGAGCAGGAGCGCGAGCGCGGCATCACCATCACCGCCGCCGCCACAACCGCCAAGTGGAAGCGCAGCGGCACCGACCAGGAGTACGTCGTCAACATCATCGACACCCCCGGTCACGTGGACTTCACGATCGAGGTGGAGCGCTCCATGCGTGTGCTCGACGGTGCTGTCGCCGTGTTCGACTCCTCGCAGGGCGTGGAGCCCCAGTCGGAAACCGTGTGGCGTCAGGCCGACCGTTACGGCGTGCCCCGCATCGCGTTCTCCAACAAGATGGACAAGACCGGCGCTTCGTTCGAACTGGTGCTGAACGATATCCGCGAGCGCCTCGGTGCGATTCCCGCGCCCATCCAGTACCCGATGGGCCAGGAAAGCGACTTCAAGGGCATCATCGACATCGTGCGTCAGCGCGCACACTTCTACACCAACGACCTCGGCACCGATATCGAAGAGACCGACGTGCCCGCCGAGTTCGCCGACAAGGTGACCGAGATGCGCGCCCAGCTTATTGAGGCGGCGGCCGAGGTCGACGAAGACCTGATGATGATGTACCTGGAAGGCGAGGAGCCCAGCGTTGAGCAGCTGGTGTTCGCGCTGCGTAAGGGCACCATCGAGCAGAAGATCTTCCCGGTGCTGTGCGGCTCGGCCCTGAAGAACAAGGGCGTTCAGCTGCTGCTCGACGCCGTGATCGACTACCTGCCCAGCCCCCTGGAAGTCCCCGCGATCAAGGGCCGCCTGGAAGACAGCGAGGAGACCACCGAGTTCCCCGCCGATCCCGAAGGCAAGCTGGCCGCGCTGGCGTTCAAGATCATGGCCGACCCCTACGTGGGCCGCCTGACCTTCGTGCGCATCTACTCGGGCACCCTCCAGAGCGGCAGCTACGTGTACAACGCCTCAAAGGACAAGCGTGACCGCGTGGGCCGACTGCTGAAGATGCACGCCAACAGCCGCGAGGAAGTGGCCGAACTGAAGGCCGGCGAGCTCGGCGCCGTGATCGGCCTGAAGGACGCGGGGACCGGCAACACCTTGATTGGCGACGGCGACGACCGCGTGCTGCTCGAAAGCATCGACGTGCCCGAGCCCGTCATCAAGCTTGCCATCGAGCCCAAGACCAAGGCCGATCAGGAAAAGATGGGCATTGGCCTGCAAAAGCTTGCGGAAGAAGACCCCACCTTCCGCGTGGAGTCCGACCAGGAGTCTGGCCAGACCACCATCTCGGGCATGGGTGAGCTTCACCTGGAAATTCTGGTGGACCGCCTGCGCCGCGAGTACAAGGTGGAGGCCAACGTGGGCGCGCCCCAGGTGGCTTACCGCGAGACGATCACCCGTCCCGTCGACGTGGAAGGCAAGTTTGTTCGGCAGTCGGGCGGACGCGGGCAGTTCGGCCACGTCAAGATCAAGGCCGAGCCCCTCGAGCCCGGCGCGGGCTTTGTGTTCGAGAACGCCGTGGTGGGCGGCACCGTGCCCCGCGAGTTCGTCAACCCGGCCCAGAAGGGCATCGAGGAAGCGATGCAGAGCGGTCCCATGCTGGGCTTCCCCGTCGTGGACATGAAGGTCAGCCTGTACGACGGCTCGTACCACGAGGTGGACTCCTCGGAAATGGCGTTCAAGATCGCCGGTTCGATGGCCCTCAAGGAAGCCGTGCAGAAGGGCGCCCCCGCGCTGCTCGAACCCATCATGCGCGTCGAAGTCACCGTGCCCGAGGACTACATGGGCGATATCATCGGTGACCTCAACTCCCGCCGCGGTCAGATTCAGGGCATGGAAGCCCGCGGCAACGCCCAGATCGTGAAGGCCTTTGTGCCCCTCAGCGAGATGTTTGGCTACGCCACCGACATGCGTTCCATGACGCAGGGCCGCGCCTCCTACTCCATGTTCTTCGATCACTACGAGCAGGTGCCCAACAACCTCGCCCAGCAGCTGATGAAGAAGTAA
- the pgm gene encoding phosphoglucomutase (alpha-D-glucose-1,6-bisphosphate-dependent) → MSVHELAGKPAPQALLTNIPRLVAHYYETRPDPANPAQRVAFGTSGHRGTSLNGSFNEAHILAVAQAVAEHRAAQGITGPLYMGLDTHALSEPAWITALQVLVANGVQVRAQPGFFTPTPLVSHAVLNHNRSGQGGAADGIVITPSHNPPQDGGFKYNPPSGGPADTDITKAVQDRANALLSDGLRKVRRVSLDDAVAALNPFDFVSPYVSELGQVVDLDAIRHSGVRLGVDPLGGASLPVWEAIRAAHGLNLTIVNGRIDPAFAFMSVDKDGKIRMDCSSPYAMASLLRLKDDFDVAVGNDPDADRHGIVTADGLMNPNHYLAVMIDYLFQNRPGWSSDAGVGKTLVSSALIDRVGAGVGRRVVEVPVGFKYFVDGLLTGTLGFGGEESAGASFLRRDGGAWSTDKDGLVPGLLAAEITAKTGQTPSQRFAALTEKYGATAYDRQDAPANAAQKKVLANLSPEQVAASTLAGDPITAKLTRAPGNGESIGGLKVTTAQAWFAARPSGTEDVYKIYAESFRGADHLTQVMAEAREVVAAAFQAGGAG, encoded by the coding sequence ATGAGTGTCCACGAACTCGCCGGGAAGCCCGCTCCACAAGCCCTCCTCACCAACATTCCCCGGCTGGTGGCGCACTACTACGAAACCCGCCCCGATCCGGCCAACCCTGCCCAGCGCGTCGCCTTTGGCACCAGCGGACACCGGGGCACGTCGTTGAACGGCTCCTTCAACGAGGCCCATATCCTTGCTGTCGCGCAGGCCGTGGCCGAACACCGCGCCGCTCAGGGCATCACCGGGCCGCTGTATATGGGGCTGGATACGCACGCCCTCTCCGAACCCGCGTGGATCACGGCCCTGCAGGTGCTCGTCGCCAACGGGGTACAGGTGCGGGCGCAACCGGGCTTTTTCACCCCCACGCCCCTTGTCAGCCACGCGGTCCTCAACCACAACCGCTCAGGGCAGGGTGGCGCGGCGGACGGCATCGTCATCACCCCCAGCCACAACCCCCCCCAGGACGGCGGCTTCAAGTACAACCCCCCGAGCGGTGGCCCTGCCGACACCGATATCACGAAGGCGGTACAGGACCGGGCAAACGCGCTGCTCTCGGACGGGTTGAGGAAGGTGAGGCGCGTGTCTCTCGACGACGCGGTGGCCGCCCTGAACCCCTTCGATTTTGTCTCCCCGTATGTCTCTGAGCTCGGTCAGGTGGTGGACCTGGACGCCATCCGCCACAGCGGCGTTCGCCTCGGCGTCGATCCGCTTGGTGGCGCGAGCCTGCCCGTATGGGAGGCGATCAGGGCGGCGCATGGCCTGAACCTCACCATCGTAAACGGGCGTATTGACCCTGCCTTCGCCTTTATGAGCGTGGACAAGGACGGCAAGATTCGCATGGACTGCTCCAGCCCCTACGCCATGGCGAGCCTGCTGCGCCTCAAGGACGACTTCGACGTGGCCGTGGGCAACGATCCCGATGCGGACCGCCACGGCATTGTCACAGCGGACGGCCTGATGAACCCCAACCACTACCTCGCCGTGATGATCGATTACCTCTTCCAGAACCGCCCCGGCTGGAGCTCGGACGCGGGCGTGGGCAAGACGCTGGTGTCGAGCGCCCTCATTGACCGCGTAGGCGCGGGGGTAGGCCGCCGGGTGGTGGAGGTGCCCGTGGGCTTCAAATACTTTGTGGACGGTCTGCTGACTGGAACTTTGGGCTTTGGCGGCGAGGAGTCGGCGGGCGCGAGTTTCCTACGGCGAGACGGCGGGGCCTGGAGCACCGACAAGGACGGCCTGGTTCCCGGCCTCCTCGCCGCCGAGATCACCGCGAAGACGGGGCAGACGCCCTCCCAGCGCTTCGCGGCCCTGACCGAGAAGTATGGCGCGACGGCCTATGACCGCCAGGACGCTCCCGCAAACGCCGCACAGAAGAAGGTGCTGGCGAATCTCAGCCCCGAGCAGGTCGCGGCGTCTACGCTGGCAGGCGATCCCATCACCGCCAAATTGACCCGCGCCCCTGGCAACGGGGAGAGCATCGGTGGCCTGAAAGTCACCACGGCGCAGGCGTGGTTCGCCGCCCGGCCCAGCGGCACCGAGGACGTGTACAAGATTTACGCCGAGAGCTTTAGGGGCGCAGATCACCTCACGCAGGTGATGGCAGAGGCCCGCGAAGTCGTGGCCGCCGCCTTCCAGGCCGGGGGCGCGGGGTGA
- the tuf gene encoding elongation factor Tu, with protein MAKGTFERTKPHVNVGTIGHVDHGKTTLTAAITFTAAASDPTVEKLAYDQIDKAPEEKARGITINTAHVEYNTPTRHYSHVDCPGHADYVKNMITGAAQMDGAILVVSSADGPMPQTREHILLARQVGVPYIVVFMNKVDMVDDEELLELVEMEVRELLSKYEFPGDDLPVVKGSALQALEALQSNPKTARGENQWVDKIWELLDAVDSYIPTPERATDKAFLMPVEDVFTITGRGTVATGRVERGVVKVQDEVEIIGLTDTRKTTVTGIEMHRKLLDQGMAGDNVGVLLRGVARDDVERGQVLAKPGSIKPHTKFEASVYVLSKDEGGRHSAFFGGYRPQFYFRTTDVTGVVELAEGVEMVMPGDNVTFTVELIKPIAMEEGLRFAIREGGRTVGAGVVAKVLE; from the coding sequence ATGGCAAAAGGAACGTTTGAGCGGACGAAGCCCCACGTGAACGTGGGAACGATCGGGCACGTGGACCACGGGAAGACCACCCTCACGGCCGCGATCACCTTCACCGCCGCCGCTTCGGACCCGACCGTCGAAAAGCTCGCCTACGACCAGATCGACAAGGCCCCCGAAGAAAAAGCCCGTGGCATCACCATCAACACCGCCCACGTCGAGTACAACACCCCCACCCGTCACTACTCCCACGTTGACTGCCCCGGCCACGCCGACTACGTCAAAAACATGATCACGGGTGCGGCCCAGATGGACGGCGCCATCCTCGTCGTCTCCTCGGCGGACGGCCCCATGCCCCAGACCCGCGAGCACATCCTCCTCGCGCGTCAGGTCGGCGTGCCCTACATCGTCGTCTTTATGAACAAGGTCGACATGGTCGACGACGAAGAACTCCTCGAGCTCGTCGAGATGGAAGTCCGCGAACTGCTGAGCAAGTACGAGTTCCCCGGCGACGACCTTCCCGTCGTCAAGGGCAGCGCCCTCCAGGCCCTCGAAGCCCTCCAGAGCAACCCCAAGACCGCCCGCGGTGAAAACCAGTGGGTGGACAAGATCTGGGAACTGCTCGACGCCGTGGACTCCTACATCCCCACCCCCGAGCGCGCCACCGACAAGGCCTTTTTGATGCCCGTCGAAGACGTCTTCACCATCACCGGCCGCGGGACCGTCGCCACCGGCCGCGTTGAGCGCGGCGTCGTCAAGGTTCAGGACGAAGTCGAAATCATCGGCCTGACCGACACCCGCAAGACCACCGTCACGGGCATCGAAATGCACCGCAAGCTGCTCGATCAGGGCATGGCCGGCGACAACGTCGGTGTGCTGCTGCGCGGCGTCGCTCGCGACGACGTGGAGCGCGGCCAGGTGCTGGCCAAGCCCGGCAGCATCAAGCCCCACACCAAGTTCGAGGCCAGCGTGTACGTCTTGAGCAAGGACGAGGGTGGCCGTCACAGCGCGTTCTTCGGCGGCTACCGTCCGCAGTTCTACTTCCGCACGACGGACGTCACCGGCGTGGTGGAACTGGCCGAGGGCGTGGAAATGGTGATGCCCGGCGACAACGTGACCTTCACGGTGGAACTGATCAAGCCCATCGCCATGGAAGAAGGTCTGCGCTTCGCCATCCGCGAAGGTGGACGCACCGTCGGCGCTGGCGTCGTCGCCAAGGTCCTGGAGTAA
- the rplC gene encoding 50S ribosomal protein L3, with product MTKGILGTKIGMTQIWKGDRAVPVTVVLAGPCPVVQRKTAQADGYEAVQLGFAPKSEKRVNKPQLGHFKKAGVSPVRFLREFRGFAPDGDTVNVDIFAEGEKIDATGTSKGKGFQGVMKRWNFAGGPASHGSKKWHRRPGSIGQRKTPGRVYKGKRMAGHMGMDRVTVQNLEVVEVRADENIILVKGAVPGANGGLVVLRQAAKGGK from the coding sequence ATGACCAAGGGCATCCTCGGCACCAAGATTGGCATGACCCAGATCTGGAAGGGCGACCGCGCCGTTCCGGTGACGGTCGTGCTGGCCGGGCCCTGCCCCGTCGTGCAGCGCAAGACCGCGCAGGCCGACGGCTACGAGGCCGTGCAGCTGGGCTTTGCACCCAAGAGTGAGAAGCGGGTCAACAAGCCGCAGCTCGGTCACTTCAAGAAGGCGGGCGTCTCGCCCGTGCGTTTCCTGCGCGAGTTTCGCGGCTTTGCGCCCGATGGCGACACCGTGAACGTGGACATCTTCGCCGAGGGCGAGAAGATCGACGCGACCGGTACCAGCAAGGGCAAGGGTTTCCAGGGCGTCATGAAGCGCTGGAACTTCGCCGGTGGTCCCGCGAGCCACGGCTCCAAGAAGTGGCACCGCCGTCCCGGCTCCATCGGCCAGCGCAAGACGCCCGGCCGCGTGTACAAGGGCAAGCGCATGGCCGGCCACATGGGCATGGACCGCGTGACCGTGCAGAACCTCGAAGTGGTCGAGGTGCGTGCGGACGAGAACATCATCCTCGTGAAGGGCGCGGTGCCTGGAGCGAACGGTGGGCTCGTGGTGCTGCGCCAGGCCGCCAAGGGAGGCAAGTAA
- a CDS encoding response regulator: MTTILIVEDEARLAQILEDYLRREGFQTERAATGTRALQLWRAARPALMLLDLMLPELDGLEVARRVRAESDLPIIMLTARDEEVDRLVGLGIGADDYVVKPYSPREVVARVKAVLRRAGGQISPPSVLHAGPLRVDAASYQVQLDGQALDLTAAEVRLLALLAREPGAVRTRAELLAALGGLERGTDERTVDAHVKNLRRKFGAGEGLLDTVRGVGYRLKVT; the protein is encoded by the coding sequence ATGACCACCATCCTGATCGTCGAGGACGAGGCGCGGCTCGCACAGATTCTGGAAGACTACCTGCGCCGGGAAGGTTTTCAGACCGAGCGTGCCGCCACCGGTACCCGCGCCCTGCAACTGTGGCGGGCGGCGCGCCCCGCCCTGATGCTGCTGGACCTGATGCTGCCTGAACTCGACGGCCTGGAGGTGGCGCGCCGGGTACGCGCCGAGTCGGACCTGCCCATCATCATGCTGACCGCCCGCGACGAGGAGGTGGACCGGCTGGTGGGCCTCGGCATTGGCGCGGACGACTACGTGGTCAAGCCCTACAGTCCGCGCGAGGTGGTGGCGCGCGTGAAGGCGGTGCTGCGCCGGGCTGGGGGCCAAATCTCGCCGCCCAGTGTGCTGCACGCCGGGCCCCTCCGGGTGGACGCCGCGAGCTATCAGGTGCAGCTGGACGGCCAGGCGCTGGACCTCACCGCCGCCGAGGTTCGGCTGCTCGCCCTGCTGGCCCGAGAACCCGGCGCCGTCCGCACCCGTGCGGAACTGCTCGCGGCCCTTGGCGGCCTGGAGCGCGGCACCGACGAGCGTACGGTGGACGCCCACGTCAAGAACCTGCGGCGCAAGTTTGGCGCGGGTGAGGGCCTGCTGGATACGGTGCGCGGCGTGGGCTACCGCTTGAAGGTCACGTGA
- the rplD gene encoding 50S ribosomal protein L4, which yields MAQINVIGKNGGRNIDLDLPEVNPHVLHEVVTWQLAGRRRGTASTKTRAQVSKTGHKMYSQKGTGNARHGDRSVPNFVGGGVAFGPKPRSYAYTLPRKVRQLGLAMALADRQEGGKLVAVDGFDLDGKTKSFVAWAAQNGLDGSERVLIVTDDALTRRAARNVSWATVLPVAGLNVYDILRHERLVIDAIALEPAQEEVSLEGAAQ from the coding sequence ATGGCGCAGATCAACGTCATCGGCAAGAACGGGGGCCGTAACATCGACCTCGACCTGCCGGAAGTGAACCCCCACGTGCTGCACGAGGTCGTGACTTGGCAGCTCGCCGGTCGCCGCCGCGGCACCGCGAGCACCAAGACGCGCGCCCAGGTGAGCAAGACGGGCCACAAGATGTACAGCCAGAAGGGCACCGGCAACGCCCGTCACGGCGACCGCTCTGTGCCCAACTTCGTGGGCGGCGGCGTGGCCTTCGGCCCCAAGCCCCGCTCCTACGCCTACACCCTGCCCCGCAAGGTGCGCCAGTTGGGCCTCGCGATGGCCCTCGCCGACCGCCAGGAAGGCGGCAAGCTGGTGGCGGTAGACGGCTTCGACCTCGACGGCAAGACCAAGAGCTTCGTGGCCTGGGCCGCGCAGAACGGTCTGGACGGCTCTGAGCGCGTGCTGATCGTTACCGACGACGCGCTGACCCGCCGCGCGGCCAGAAACGTTTCTTGGGCCACGGTGCTGCCCGTCGCGGGCCTGAATGTGTACGACATCCTGCGCCACGAGCGCCTGGTGATCGACGCCATTGCCCTCGAGCCTGCTCAGGAAGAAGTGTCCCTGGAAGGAGCGGCGCAGTGA